A stretch of Leucobacter aridicollis DNA encodes these proteins:
- a CDS encoding FAD-dependent oxidoreductase, producing MDNEFEGPDVVVAGAGGGLVAALRAAQWGLSVLVIDSNESFSRGNNTSMSTAMIPAMGTRFQRAAGVADSPEKFLGDVAAKTGGNYSVAVARSLAEMSAELVEWLADDAGLDISLVTDFTYPGHSVFRCHTIPGRSGAAMLGGLLAAVRAHDLIDVYVPARLLDVNTSHGQVTSVTVETPDGEEEISTRAVILATNGFAANTSLVATHIPEIAGATYFGSEHSRGDALRIGSSLGAATAYLDAYQGHAGLAMPAASLATWATVMHGGFLVNVEGQRYGNEASGYSEYAAESLRHAAGESWIIIDQRIYDACLAFQDFLDVIAGNGVKWGEDPRALSASTGIDVHGLSSTVEAVSEIARGTTTDPFGRTNWSAPLEGRLAAIRVQPALFHTQGGLQVNDRAQVLTGGGQPIPGLYAAGGAASGISGHGASGYLAGNGLLPALGLSYIAATEIARWLKPA from the coding sequence GTGGACAACGAATTTGAAGGACCTGACGTCGTAGTTGCGGGAGCAGGCGGCGGCCTCGTCGCAGCTCTCCGCGCGGCCCAGTGGGGGCTGTCCGTGCTAGTAATCGACTCGAATGAGAGCTTCAGTCGGGGGAACAACACGTCGATGTCGACGGCGATGATCCCCGCTATGGGCACGAGGTTTCAACGGGCGGCAGGCGTTGCAGACTCCCCAGAGAAGTTTCTGGGCGACGTCGCTGCGAAAACCGGCGGAAACTATAGCGTAGCTGTCGCAAGGTCGCTCGCGGAAATGAGTGCGGAGCTCGTTGAATGGCTTGCGGACGACGCAGGTCTGGACATCTCCTTGGTGACTGATTTTACTTACCCGGGGCACAGCGTGTTTCGCTGCCACACGATCCCAGGCCGCTCTGGGGCAGCGATGCTCGGAGGTCTGCTCGCTGCGGTGCGGGCCCATGATCTTATCGACGTCTATGTGCCAGCCCGACTGCTTGATGTGAACACTTCTCACGGTCAAGTGACTAGCGTGACTGTTGAAACACCAGATGGGGAAGAAGAGATTTCAACCCGTGCAGTTATCCTCGCGACTAATGGATTCGCTGCAAACACAAGTCTCGTCGCCACCCACATTCCAGAGATTGCTGGGGCCACGTACTTTGGAAGCGAACACTCTCGGGGCGATGCTCTGCGTATTGGCTCGTCACTAGGTGCGGCGACTGCCTACCTAGACGCGTACCAGGGGCATGCGGGCCTAGCAATGCCAGCCGCATCGCTTGCGACCTGGGCCACTGTCATGCACGGCGGTTTCCTCGTGAACGTCGAGGGCCAACGCTACGGGAACGAGGCAAGTGGTTACTCAGAATACGCGGCTGAATCGCTTCGCCACGCAGCAGGTGAATCGTGGATCATCATTGACCAGCGGATCTACGATGCTTGCCTCGCGTTTCAAGATTTTCTCGACGTTATCGCGGGGAACGGTGTGAAATGGGGAGAGGACCCTCGTGCTCTTTCGGCGTCGACGGGTATCGACGTCCACGGACTTTCCAGCACGGTCGAAGCGGTGTCGGAGATCGCTCGTGGAACCACCACGGACCCCTTTGGTCGAACCAACTGGTCCGCCCCTCTCGAAGGTCGACTCGCAGCCATTCGCGTACAGCCAGCGCTGTTTCATACCCAGGGGGGACTGCAGGTGAACGATCGAGCGCAGGTCCTTACGGGCGGAGGGCAACCGATCCCCGGGCTTTACGCTGCGGGCGGAGCTGCTTCTGGAATCTCAGGTCATGGGGCGAGCGGGTATCTTGCAGGTAATGGCCTGCTTCCAGCCTTGGGGCTGTCGTATATTGCGGCGACCGAGATAGCTCGTTGGCTCAAGCCGGCGTGA
- a CDS encoding ParA family protein: MAKKQVELGPTGRPERVIPAPKTLDRHGPARIIAMCNQKGGVGKTTSTINLAAALARYGRRVLAVDFDPQGALSAGLGVPAHDVPTIYDLMLGKVKDPREAIQHTSTEGLDVIPANIDLSAAEVHLVSEVAREQILGGVLRRITDDYDVILIDCQPSLGLLTVNALTASHGVLIPLACEYFALRGVALLVETIDKVRDRLNPSLELDGILATMYDPRTLHAREVLERVVDTFGDSVFDTVIGRTVKLPDAQIAAQSVLEYAPSNPASEAYLKLARELVQRGVVA, translated from the coding sequence GTGGCGAAAAAGCAGGTTGAGCTGGGACCGACGGGACGCCCGGAGCGCGTCATCCCCGCGCCCAAGACGCTCGATCGGCACGGGCCCGCGCGCATCATCGCGATGTGCAACCAGAAGGGCGGCGTCGGCAAGACCACGTCGACGATCAACCTTGCGGCCGCGCTCGCGCGCTACGGCCGGCGTGTGCTCGCCGTCGACTTCGACCCGCAGGGCGCGCTATCGGCCGGCCTCGGCGTTCCCGCGCACGACGTCCCGACGATCTACGACCTCATGCTCGGCAAGGTGAAGGATCCGCGCGAGGCGATCCAGCACACGAGCACCGAAGGTCTCGACGTGATCCCCGCGAACATCGACCTGTCGGCGGCCGAGGTGCACCTCGTGAGCGAGGTTGCCCGCGAGCAGATCCTCGGCGGCGTGCTGCGGCGCATCACCGACGACTACGACGTGATCCTCATCGACTGCCAGCCGTCGCTCGGCCTGCTCACCGTGAACGCGCTCACCGCGAGCCACGGCGTGCTCATCCCGCTTGCCTGCGAGTACTTCGCGCTCCGCGGCGTCGCGCTGCTCGTCGAGACGATCGACAAGGTGCGCGACAGGCTGAACCCGTCGCTCGAGCTCGACGGCATCCTCGCGACGATGTACGACCCGCGCACGCTCCACGCCCGCGAGGTGCTTGAGCGCGTCGTCGACACGTTCGGCGACTCGGTGTTTGACACCGTCATCGGCCGCACCGTGAAGCTGCCCGACGCGCAGATCGCCGCGCAGTCCGTGCTCGAGTACGCGCCGTCGAACCCCGCCTCCGAGGCATACCTGAAGCTCGCCCGCGAGCTCGTGCAGCGCGGCGTGGTTGCCTAA
- a CDS encoding YeiH family protein, with product MRSVNDLPAPLESPAAPAAQAAPRLTAHGGPTDARGRRRGHRLAAWTRRIAPGLLICLAAAGASYAAGAAMPGVSPMIIAIALGIIAANTGVLPRSATPGIDFSAKKLLRAGIVFLGLQLVLGDIVALGAPMLAVIVCVVAGGLFGTVALGRLLKVPTQLTLLIACGFSICGAAAVAGAAGVTDPDDENEQATVTAVALVVIFGTIMIPLVPFLGPLIGLTSDQTGMWAGASIHEIAQVVAVGGILGGTALTLAVVVKLARVLLLAPIMAVLSVRIRRAARARAAMAPTQSGAGTDAGSVPAPLEGHAGSQPKLPPIVPPFIIGFLAMVLLRSFAALPEGVLATGQLLQTVLLSAAMFGLGCGVKVKSLVKVGFRPFVLAALATVLVAAIAYAGVLLVG from the coding sequence ATGAGGAGCGTGAACGACCTACCCGCACCCCTTGAATCACCGGCAGCCCCCGCCGCACAGGCGGCACCACGGTTGACAGCGCACGGCGGCCCGACCGACGCACGCGGCCGACGCCGCGGTCACCGGCTCGCGGCCTGGACCCGGAGGATCGCCCCCGGGCTGCTGATCTGCCTCGCCGCAGCCGGCGCGTCGTACGCCGCCGGAGCTGCGATGCCCGGGGTGAGCCCCATGATCATCGCGATCGCGCTTGGCATCATCGCGGCGAACACCGGGGTTCTGCCGCGGTCCGCAACCCCCGGAATCGACTTCTCGGCGAAGAAGCTGCTCCGAGCAGGCATCGTGTTTCTCGGCCTGCAGCTCGTGCTCGGCGACATCGTCGCCCTCGGCGCGCCGATGCTCGCCGTAATCGTCTGCGTCGTCGCTGGTGGCCTGTTCGGCACCGTCGCGCTCGGGAGGCTCCTCAAGGTGCCGACCCAGCTCACGCTGCTTATCGCGTGCGGATTCTCGATCTGCGGTGCCGCGGCCGTCGCAGGCGCCGCCGGTGTCACCGACCCCGACGACGAGAATGAGCAGGCCACCGTCACCGCCGTCGCCCTCGTCGTGATCTTCGGGACGATCATGATCCCGCTCGTGCCGTTCCTCGGCCCGCTCATCGGGCTCACAAGTGACCAGACAGGCATGTGGGCCGGAGCGTCGATCCACGAGATCGCGCAGGTCGTCGCGGTCGGCGGCATCCTCGGCGGCACCGCGCTCACCCTCGCGGTGGTCGTGAAGCTCGCCCGCGTGCTGCTGCTCGCACCGATCATGGCGGTGCTGAGCGTGCGCATCCGGCGGGCGGCACGCGCCAGGGCCGCCATGGCGCCCACCCAGAGCGGCGCCGGCACGGACGCTGGCAGCGTGCCCGCGCCGCTGGAGGGCCACGCCGGAAGCCAGCCGAAGCTGCCTCCCATCGTGCCCCCGTTCATCATCGGCTTCCTCGCCATGGTGCTGCTGCGCTCGTTCGCGGCGCTCCCCGAGGGTGTGCTCGCGACGGGTCAGCTCCTGCAGACCGTGCTGCTCTCCGCAGCAATGTTCGGCCTGGGGTGTGGCGTGAAGGTGAAGAGCCTCGTGAAGGTCGGGTTCAGGCCCTTCGTTCTCGCCGCACTCGCGACCGTGCTCGTTGCTGCGATCGCCTACGCGGGCGTGCTACTCGTCGGATAG
- a CDS encoding branched-chain amino acid ABC transporter permease: MRTLLVTLAIIVVASVVAGLVSGSTTVLVQALSTGLLTGGIYSLIAMGLTLVYGVLHVINFANGAMVALAMFITYAAVNGLGMHPYVALLVTVPAMFVIGVAIQAMLLNPIMRAPIHTQLLVTIGVALAIENILLLTFGPNPLSVSLPGNHGVNIFGATVELSRIYAFVGALVLVAVLWIVLQRTRIGTAIRSVASSPEGARLVGINVKFIYVLTFGLGAAAAGAAGTFVSTFTTVEPTAGAIFNLTAFVVVVLGGMGNVPGALVGGLIVGLTEQLGGLILPGQSPLLAVFIVFLIVLFAKPKGIFGRSA; encoded by the coding sequence ATGCGAACGCTGCTGGTGACCCTCGCAATCATCGTGGTCGCTTCGGTCGTAGCCGGACTCGTGTCTGGCAGCACTACGGTGCTGGTGCAGGCGCTCAGCACGGGTTTGTTGACCGGTGGAATCTACAGTCTCATCGCGATGGGACTGACCTTGGTGTACGGGGTGCTACACGTTATCAACTTCGCTAACGGGGCGATGGTTGCGCTGGCAATGTTTATCACGTACGCCGCCGTCAACGGGCTTGGGATGCACCCATATGTTGCCTTGCTCGTCACGGTGCCAGCCATGTTCGTTATCGGGGTGGCGATTCAGGCGATGCTACTCAATCCGATCATGCGCGCGCCGATTCACACCCAGCTGTTGGTGACAATCGGCGTCGCGCTCGCAATCGAGAACATTCTTCTCCTGACCTTTGGGCCCAATCCGCTCTCAGTCTCGCTGCCGGGCAATCACGGCGTGAATATCTTTGGTGCCACGGTAGAGCTCAGCAGGATTTACGCATTTGTCGGAGCGCTGGTGCTCGTCGCAGTGCTGTGGATTGTCTTGCAGCGCACACGAATCGGCACGGCGATTCGGTCTGTGGCGTCGAGCCCGGAAGGGGCGCGACTGGTTGGAATTAACGTGAAGTTCATTTATGTGCTTACGTTTGGGCTGGGCGCCGCCGCAGCTGGGGCTGCCGGAACCTTTGTCTCGACCTTTACGACGGTCGAGCCCACGGCCGGAGCAATCTTCAACCTCACCGCATTCGTCGTTGTGGTGCTCGGTGGTATGGGTAATGTTCCCGGAGCCCTGGTCGGCGGGCTCATCGTCGGGCTGACAGAGCAGCTCGGCGGGCTCATCCTTCCCGGCCAATCGCCGCTTCTCGCGGTGTTCATTGTCTTCTTGATTGTGCTGTTTGCTAAGCCCAAGGGGATTTTTGGGAGGTCAGCATGA
- a CDS encoding ABC transporter substrate-binding protein, with protein sequence MKAKKLTLVATFAVAALALTACQGAAASGGSGGDGAVEEIVIGALHPLSGANAADGQQMSHAAKMAVDEINEAGGIESLNGAKLVLEAVDTKGEPETGQSEATRLIQEGASALVGSFQSGTSANIAAVSERNEVPFVMDVSALDSILEQGYTYSFRVQPSGGMMGERSAVYLKDMADEAGTEIQRIGFLYEQGNYGASVYKAFEAKASELGMTVSTAISYDPAASDLSTQVQQALAGGVDLLAVTGYYRDGLLISQAVNAMAPDVKAVFGVANGGYDQTQFVVDAPNGGEGYLNANYRIDVTNDRSKAVAAAFEESFGEPMRTSAALTYDAVNVIAAALEEGGSAVPSDIRDAIAELSYEPIVVNDGPVEFDSAGQNKNATVSVLQVQGGKTLTVFPNELAEASYVFPAPVK encoded by the coding sequence ATGAAAGCAAAGAAGCTCACGCTTGTCGCAACGTTTGCAGTGGCCGCACTTGCGCTTACTGCGTGCCAAGGCGCCGCCGCTAGCGGTGGTTCTGGCGGCGATGGGGCCGTCGAAGAAATTGTAATTGGCGCGCTCCACCCGCTGAGCGGCGCCAACGCAGCCGATGGTCAGCAGATGAGTCACGCGGCCAAGATGGCGGTCGATGAGATCAACGAGGCTGGTGGAATCGAGTCGCTCAACGGGGCCAAGCTTGTGCTCGAAGCAGTCGATACCAAGGGCGAGCCAGAGACTGGCCAAAGCGAGGCCACGCGCCTGATCCAGGAGGGGGCTTCGGCACTCGTTGGATCGTTTCAAAGCGGAACGAGCGCCAATATCGCTGCCGTCTCAGAACGCAATGAGGTGCCGTTCGTGATGGACGTTTCGGCACTTGACTCGATTCTCGAGCAGGGCTATACATATTCGTTCCGAGTGCAGCCATCCGGTGGCATGATGGGCGAGCGGTCAGCCGTGTATCTCAAAGACATGGCAGATGAGGCAGGCACCGAGATTCAAAGAATCGGATTCCTCTATGAACAGGGCAACTATGGTGCTTCTGTATACAAAGCATTTGAGGCAAAAGCCTCTGAGCTTGGAATGACGGTATCCACCGCGATCAGCTACGACCCGGCCGCCAGTGACCTTTCGACTCAGGTGCAGCAGGCGCTCGCGGGGGGTGTGGATCTGCTCGCCGTGACGGGATACTACCGCGATGGGCTGCTGATCTCGCAGGCAGTCAACGCGATGGCGCCAGACGTAAAAGCCGTGTTTGGTGTGGCCAATGGAGGCTACGACCAAACCCAGTTTGTCGTGGACGCGCCAAACGGTGGCGAAGGCTACTTGAATGCCAACTATCGAATTGATGTCACGAACGATCGCAGCAAGGCTGTAGCCGCAGCGTTTGAAGAATCGTTTGGTGAGCCGATGCGTACGAGCGCCGCCCTAACGTATGACGCTGTGAACGTGATCGCTGCCGCGTTGGAAGAGGGCGGGAGCGCGGTTCCCTCTGATATCCGTGACGCCATCGCAGAACTGAGCTATGAGCCGATCGTCGTCAACGACGGCCCGGTGGAGTTTGACAGTGCCGGGCAGAACAAGAACGCCACAGTCTCTGTGCTGCAGGTGCAAGGCGGCAAGACGCTGACTGTGTTCCCCAACGAACTCGCTGAGGCCTCGTATGTCTTTCCGGCTCCGGTGAAGTAG
- a CDS encoding ABC transporter ATP-binding protein: protein MLLEVDEVRSGYHGLEILHGVSLSVEPGEVVAIVGANGAGKSTTLKTIAGEVKQFAGSVKFDGKPISFGGSHQVARRGLMLVPEGRALFGSLTVEDNLKMGAWGARDRSGFSEQEILELFPILEERRDQLADTMSGGQQQMLAIARALMGAPRLLMLDEPSTGLSPKLTWDVFHAVNAIRERGVGVLIVEQNARQVLDLADRAYVLESGLVALSGDSAELANDPRVQAAYLGG, encoded by the coding sequence ATGCTGCTTGAAGTAGACGAGGTACGCAGCGGCTATCACGGACTCGAGATTCTGCATGGCGTATCGCTGTCGGTAGAACCGGGAGAGGTGGTTGCGATTGTTGGGGCGAACGGAGCGGGAAAATCAACGACCCTGAAGACAATCGCCGGAGAGGTCAAGCAGTTCGCTGGCTCAGTGAAGTTCGATGGGAAGCCGATCTCCTTCGGCGGGAGCCACCAAGTGGCTCGGAGAGGACTCATGCTCGTCCCAGAAGGACGGGCCCTATTCGGCTCTTTGACGGTTGAGGACAACCTCAAAATGGGTGCTTGGGGTGCTCGGGATCGGAGCGGATTCTCGGAGCAAGAAATCCTCGAACTCTTTCCGATTCTCGAGGAGCGCCGAGATCAGCTTGCCGACACCATGTCTGGTGGTCAGCAGCAGATGCTAGCTATCGCGCGAGCCCTCATGGGGGCCCCTCGGCTGCTGATGCTGGACGAGCCGTCAACCGGGCTATCGCCGAAACTGACGTGGGATGTCTTTCACGCAGTGAACGCGATCCGCGAACGGGGCGTGGGCGTGCTCATCGTCGAGCAGAATGCTCGGCAAGTGCTCGACCTGGCGGACCGTGCATATGTGCTGGAATCAGGCCTGGTTGCCCTCTCCGGGGACTCAGCAGAACTCGCTAACGATCCACGGGTGCAGGCGGCTTATCTCGGAGGTTGA
- a CDS encoding LysR family transcriptional regulator translates to MDREPDTAALRALALIAENGSISAASSELGVSQQAVSLRVRSLEHELGVPLLVRSARGSQLTAAGELVVGWARPLLDAATEFGAAVADLRAERDGSLRIAASLTIAEHLLPGWIARWRGLQGPHGATASLTAANSSAVIAALHAGEVDLGFVETPDVPSSLTAVTVGRDRIEVVVAASHPWAGQTVSPAELATTPMVHRERGSGTRLAFEHALAAAGQPRAAEPAVVHDTTLGARSAVMAGVAPGALSVLAVRDDIRSGRLARVAVSGLEITRPLTALWRGADPTAAAQALLQEIAESQGA, encoded by the coding sequence ATGGATCGCGAACCAGACACAGCCGCGCTGCGGGCGCTCGCCCTCATCGCCGAGAACGGCAGCATCTCTGCGGCGAGTTCCGAGCTTGGGGTGAGTCAACAGGCGGTCTCTCTGCGGGTACGCTCGCTCGAGCACGAGCTCGGTGTGCCGTTGCTCGTCCGATCGGCACGGGGGTCGCAGCTGACCGCGGCCGGAGAACTCGTCGTCGGGTGGGCTCGCCCACTGCTCGACGCGGCGACCGAATTCGGCGCAGCAGTCGCGGACCTCCGGGCGGAACGCGACGGTAGCCTGCGGATTGCGGCGAGCCTCACGATCGCCGAACACCTCCTGCCCGGATGGATCGCGCGCTGGCGTGGCCTGCAGGGACCACACGGCGCAACGGCATCCCTCACCGCGGCCAACAGCTCCGCGGTGATCGCCGCGCTACACGCCGGCGAGGTCGACCTCGGGTTCGTCGAGACTCCGGACGTTCCGTCAAGCCTCACAGCGGTGACCGTCGGCCGCGACCGGATCGAAGTCGTCGTCGCTGCGAGCCATCCGTGGGCAGGCCAGACGGTGAGCCCCGCCGAGCTCGCCACGACCCCGATGGTGCACCGCGAGCGGGGGAGCGGCACCCGGCTGGCGTTCGAGCACGCGCTCGCCGCAGCTGGCCAGCCGCGTGCTGCCGAGCCCGCCGTTGTCCACGACACGACGCTCGGGGCGCGCAGCGCGGTGATGGCTGGCGTCGCACCCGGCGCGCTGAGCGTGCTCGCCGTGCGCGACGACATTCGGAGTGGACGGCTTGCGCGCGTCGCAGTGTCAGGGCTCGAAATCACCCGGCCGCTCACAGCACTGTGGCGCGGCGCTGATCCGACGGCCGCAGCGCAGGCGCTGCTGCAGGAGATCGCGGAGTCCCAGGGCGCGTAG
- the scpB gene encoding SMC-Scp complex subunit ScpB, giving the protein MTDETLDPDRETPLSVARATHTLQQQLEALLIVADEPLSAVTLATACDAPVREVRKALVALVADYDGTGASAAGATEPQAPRGFELREVAGGYRFYVRESLDPVVEDFVQQQTPAKLSQAALETLAVIAYRQPVSRGAIASIRAVNVDSVVRTLLARGLVEEVAHDAETGAILYGTSDQLLGHLGIGDISELPSVAPLLDDGSEGFDHESL; this is encoded by the coding sequence ATGACTGACGAGACGCTCGATCCTGATCGCGAAACGCCGCTCAGCGTGGCCCGCGCTACCCACACGCTGCAGCAGCAGCTTGAGGCGCTGCTCATCGTCGCCGACGAGCCGCTCTCGGCAGTGACGCTCGCGACGGCCTGCGACGCGCCCGTGCGCGAGGTACGCAAGGCCCTTGTCGCGCTCGTCGCCGACTACGACGGGACCGGTGCGAGTGCGGCGGGTGCCACCGAGCCTCAAGCGCCGCGCGGCTTCGAACTGCGGGAGGTCGCCGGCGGCTACCGGTTCTACGTGCGCGAGAGCCTCGACCCCGTCGTCGAAGACTTCGTGCAGCAGCAGACGCCCGCGAAGCTGTCGCAGGCCGCCCTCGAGACGCTTGCCGTCATCGCGTACAGGCAGCCCGTGTCGCGCGGCGCGATCGCGTCGATCCGCGCAGTGAACGTCGACTCTGTCGTGCGCACTCTCCTCGCCCGCGGCCTCGTCGAAGAGGTCGCCCACGACGCGGAGACCGGCGCGATCCTGTATGGCACGAGCGACCAGCTCCTCGGCCACCTGGGCATCGGCGACATCAGTGAACTTCCGTCGGTGGCGCCGCTACTCGACGACGGATCGGAAGGATTTGATCATGAATCGCTCTAA
- a CDS encoding branched-chain amino acid ABC transporter permease, with amino-acid sequence MTTSTITRPEPPAATGAIIARRVSNNNQRWNYIILAGVALIGAVLPFLLPPAELSIAMRIIIFALMGIGWNMMSGFGGMFSFGHAAYFGIGAYTTAFLVVDLGISPWVGMIAGMAFASLAAVGISYLALRYRLTGAYYALSTFAFAEMLRLFVMGSGPLNRTVGFTVPVLQGDNWAMFQFRAGSPIYFWIGTAFLVLALAVTIVFLRSRTGRFTIAVRDDEMAAAAIGIPVLRHKLTVVAISAAITAVAGTLYLQFYMFVDPEIAFGHAASNNAIITAVVGGVGTLWGPVLGAVIVAPLSDLVTALLRNPPEWLSFLEGQSGLDILLYAIILIACVILLPKGIVGTMLGRRRK; translated from the coding sequence ATGACAACGTCAACAATTACTCGCCCGGAACCACCTGCTGCGACCGGTGCGATTATCGCCCGCCGTGTGTCGAATAACAACCAGCGGTGGAACTACATCATTCTCGCTGGAGTCGCATTGATCGGTGCGGTGCTCCCGTTCCTTTTGCCTCCTGCGGAACTAAGCATCGCCATGCGCATCATCATCTTCGCGCTCATGGGTATCGGCTGGAACATGATGAGCGGCTTCGGCGGAATGTTTAGTTTTGGTCATGCGGCCTATTTCGGTATCGGGGCGTACACCACGGCCTTTCTTGTAGTAGATCTGGGGATCTCTCCGTGGGTGGGGATGATCGCCGGCATGGCGTTTGCGAGCTTGGCTGCGGTTGGGATTAGCTATCTCGCGTTGAGGTATAGGCTCACGGGGGCGTACTACGCGTTGTCGACTTTCGCGTTTGCTGAGATGCTCCGACTCTTTGTCATGGGAAGTGGGCCGCTCAACCGCACCGTCGGGTTCACGGTCCCGGTTTTGCAGGGAGACAACTGGGCAATGTTCCAATTCCGGGCCGGCTCGCCGATCTATTTCTGGATCGGCACTGCTTTTCTCGTCCTGGCGCTCGCAGTGACTATTGTGTTTCTGCGCAGCAGGACCGGGCGATTTACGATTGCTGTGCGGGACGATGAGATGGCCGCGGCAGCGATTGGTATTCCGGTATTGCGCCACAAGCTTACGGTCGTGGCGATTTCTGCGGCAATCACCGCAGTCGCGGGCACGCTGTACCTGCAGTTCTACATGTTCGTTGATCCTGAGATCGCTTTTGGACACGCGGCATCTAACAACGCAATCATTACAGCGGTGGTGGGTGGTGTCGGCACACTTTGGGGACCAGTTCTCGGCGCAGTGATAGTGGCGCCCTTGAGTGACCTTGTCACGGCGCTGTTGAGGAACCCTCCTGAGTGGTTGAGCTTCCTTGAGGGGCAGAGCGGGCTCGATATTCTCCTGTACGCCATCATCCTCATTGCGTGTGTCATTCTCCTTCCGAAGGGCATCGTCGGAACCATGCTGGGTCGGAGGCGGAAATGA
- a CDS encoding segregation and condensation protein A encodes MTALETGPEPASDDPGFRVSLDGFDGPFDLLLTLIGKHELDITEVSLSLVTDEFIAYLATLEGQGLLALDQASEFLVVAATLLDMKIASLLPQGETVDPEDIALLEARDLLFARLLQYRAFKQASDWFRERLIAEEKRHPRQVPLEPKYRERGPELVWTLSLDDFAAVALLAFTPRELPTVGLDHLHAPLVSIREQAAIIVSMLRGGPARSFRELIVGVTEKGVIVARFLAILELYRRDAVLFDQAEPLGELSVQWSGEHWNDEELSTLGSDYD; translated from the coding sequence ATGACCGCGCTCGAGACCGGGCCCGAGCCCGCGAGCGACGATCCCGGATTCAGGGTCTCGCTCGACGGCTTCGATGGCCCGTTCGACCTGCTGCTCACGCTGATCGGCAAGCACGAGCTCGACATCACCGAGGTCTCGCTGTCGCTCGTGACCGACGAGTTCATCGCGTACCTGGCGACGCTCGAAGGGCAGGGCCTGCTCGCGCTCGACCAGGCCTCCGAGTTTCTCGTCGTTGCGGCGACACTGCTCGACATGAAGATCGCCAGCCTGCTGCCCCAGGGGGAGACCGTCGATCCCGAGGACATCGCGCTGCTGGAGGCGCGCGACCTCCTGTTCGCGCGGCTGCTGCAGTACCGCGCGTTCAAGCAGGCGAGCGACTGGTTTCGCGAACGGCTCATCGCCGAGGAGAAACGCCACCCGCGGCAGGTGCCGCTCGAACCGAAGTATCGCGAACGCGGCCCCGAACTCGTGTGGACGCTGTCGCTCGACGACTTCGCCGCCGTCGCCCTGCTCGCGTTCACCCCGCGCGAGCTCCCGACGGTCGGGCTTGACCACCTGCACGCCCCGCTCGTGTCCATCCGCGAGCAGGCGGCCATCATTGTCTCGATGCTGCGTGGCGGGCCGGCGCGCAGCTTCCGCGAGCTCATCGTCGGGGTGACGGAGAAGGGCGTCATCGTCGCGCGCTTCCTCGCGATCCTCGAACTGTACCGCCGAGACGCCGTGCTGTTCGACCAGGCTGAGCCTCTCGGGGAGCTCAGCGTGCAGTGGTCGGGGGAGCACTGGAACGACGAAGAACTCTCGACGCTAGGAAGTGACTATGACTGA
- a CDS encoding ABC transporter ATP-binding protein: MSLLEIRGVTKSFRGIRALRGVDISVEEGEILGIIGANGAGKTTLFNCITGAFAPDSGAVTLDGADITGAKTHVLARAGFVRTFQLMRPFGTMTTLENITVAVQSRGVRTEHAAREEAEELLIRTGLERWMGSTSASLPTAVQKRLELTRALALKPRVLLLDEVLAGLVPSERAPVLDLLEELRREEGVTLLFIEHIMAAVRQLSDRVVMMDQGAVLAEGAVDDVLADPRVIAAYLGKEYGDAA; the protein is encoded by the coding sequence ATGAGCTTGCTAGAGATTCGCGGGGTTACGAAGTCGTTTCGAGGCATCCGCGCGCTTCGTGGCGTCGACATCAGCGTTGAAGAAGGCGAGATTCTTGGCATTATCGGAGCAAATGGCGCCGGTAAGACCACCCTCTTTAACTGCATTACAGGTGCGTTTGCCCCTGACTCGGGGGCGGTGACGCTTGACGGCGCAGACATTACCGGAGCCAAGACGCATGTCCTTGCACGCGCTGGCTTCGTGCGCACGTTTCAGCTCATGCGGCCGTTTGGAACTATGACGACGCTCGAGAACATTACGGTGGCAGTCCAAAGTCGGGGCGTGCGCACGGAACACGCTGCACGTGAAGAGGCCGAGGAACTGCTGATACGGACTGGACTTGAGCGTTGGATGGGAAGTACCTCTGCATCCCTCCCCACGGCAGTGCAGAAGCGGCTTGAACTGACACGTGCGTTAGCGCTGAAGCCCCGTGTGCTGCTGCTTGACGAGGTGCTTGCAGGACTGGTGCCCTCGGAACGTGCGCCCGTACTGGACTTGTTAGAGGAACTGCGTCGGGAGGAAGGGGTCACGTTGCTGTTCATTGAGCACATCATGGCCGCAGTTCGGCAGTTGAGTGACCGGGTTGTGATGATGGATCAGGGAGCCGTGCTCGCGGAGGGCGCGGTAGACGATGTGTTAGCTGACCCGCGTGTGATTGCCGCCTACCTGGGGAAGGAATACGGAGATGCTGCTTGA